From Pseudobythopirellula maris:
GGCGCTCGAGGTCGGCCGCGGCTTCAAGCCGCTCGGCGCGGCAAAGCAGTCGGCCCTGTTGGCCAAGGTCGAGGAGGCCGCCGGCGACGGCCGCCACGAGCTGTTCAAGACCACCAAGCGGTTCGACGGCTCGTACCACCGCGAGCAGCACGGCTTCGCGACCGAGGGCTGAGCCCGGCGCCGCTTGTGTGGCGTTTGAAGTCGGACCGCGGATACGCTCGAATGGTGTTGCTCCCTCTCAATCTCCCAACAAGGTTAGGAGAGGGTTCCGCCCCGCGTTGCGTGTGTCACTCTCTTTCTACTGCAGCTCCTCTCATGCAAGAGTTCTACCGTCAGGTGCGCGACTGCCGCTGGCTGATCGCCGGCGTGCTCGCGACGAGCCTGCCGCTCGCTTACTACTACAGCCCATGGTGCCTGCTCTACACCCCAGCCCTGTTCGCTCTGCTGGCCTTTCGGGCGACGATCATCACCATGGTGGGCGACGAGAACCGCCGCTGAATCGGGTGGGCAAGGTCGCTGCAACGCCGTGGCCTCTTCATAACCCTATGCCCCCTCGCCCAAGGCTTGTCGCACAACCATGTTCGAGCGGCTAAGAATCGTGGCGTCTTACGCCGCCCTGACTCTCTCGGTGGCGATAGCCGTGTTGTGGATCCACAGCTACGCCGCACGTTCCAGCGTCGAGTTGCGCGGCGGGCAATACAGCTGCGTCCTTTCTTCGTGGCGGGGGCTGCTGGACCTCAAAGAGCACTGCGGCGACGTGAGCAAGCCGCAGCAGAAGCTCAAGTGGCGTGTGGATGTCATCGAGGCGACTCGCCATAGGCAAAACGTTGACGCCGCCAGCGGCTGGGGAATCATGCGTACGCCCAAACCGTTTACGTTCAACGTACGCAAGAACCTCCATACCACCAGGGACGGGCGTGTTTACTACGGGCGGGTGATCACATTGCCGTACTGGTCCCTCTGCATCCCCCCGTTGCTGCTGGCCCTGCTGCGCCGGCCTGCGCCGCGCTTGCGTTTTGGGTTGCGCGACGCGTTCGCTGTCACCACACTCGTGGCGCTCGGCGCCGCGGCCTTTGCCGCGCTGACACAAATGGCCGCGGGTTGATTCGTGGCGTGGCGGACGGCGCCTCCGGCCGCCGCTCGGCGGGCCACCCGCCTTGTCCTCATTTGGTGCTTGACTCCGGTCCGCCCAGGTGTATTAGTGTATTGGTACACATGGACAGACAGCCCTCCCCCTTCGACCTCCGCGCCTCCTCCGGGGCGCCGATCTATCAGCAGATCGTCGACCAGGCGTACGCGCTCGTGGCCGGCGGCCGGCTGAAGGCGGGGGAGTTGCTGCCGAGTGTCCGAGAGGTCGCCCGCGCGGCGGACGTCAACCCGATGACCGTAAGCAAGGCGTACTCGCAACTCGAGAGCGAGGGGCTCGTGGAGCGCGAGCGCGGCCGCGGCATGCGTGTCCGAGAGCCGGGCGACAACGCCGCGACCCTCACCCAGCGCAAGCGCCAGTTCCAAGAACTCCTCGCCCCCGCCTTGCACCGCGCGGCCCAACTGGGGCTCAGCGAGGCGCAGGTGAGGCAAGTCATCGAATCCCAGCTCAAGGAGCGCCACCAGTGAACGCCATCGCTACGGAACCTCCGCTTCAGGCCGTGCGTCTGGGCAAGTCGTTCGGCGAGAAGGTCGTGTTGCACGACGCCAGCCTGCTCTTGGAGCCGGGCCAGGTGCTCGGGCTGTTGGGCAAGAACGGCTCCGGCAAGAGCACGCTGATCAAGTGCCTGTTGGGGCTGCTGAGAACCACCGCGGGCGAGGCCCGGGTGTTCGGCGAAGACGCGTGGGACCTGTCGGCCGGCGCCAAAGCGCGGCTCGGCTACGTGCCGCAACAGGTGACCGCCTACCCTTGGATGCGGGTCCGTCAGATGATCGCCTACACCGCCGCGTTCTACACCGGCTGGAACCACGCGCTGGCCGACGACCTCTGCCGCCGCTGGGACCTGCCGCTCGAAGACCGCACGGGCGTGCTGTCGGTCGGTCAGCTGCAGACGCTCGGCCTGGTATTGGCCCTGGGGCACGAGCCCGACCTGCTGGTGCTCGACGAGCCGGTGGCGAGCCTCGATCCGTCGGCGCGACGCGAGTTCCTCCGCACCTTGATCGACATCGCCGTCGAGTCGGACGAGAGTGGCCCTCAGCGGTCGGTGCTGTTCAGCACGCACATCACCAGCGACCTGGAGCGGATCGCCAACCGCGTGGCGGTGCTGCAGAACGGACGGGTCGCGTTCGACAGCGAGCTCGACACGCTCAAGGAGAGCGTCAAGCGGCTGCGGCTCACTAGCCACAACGGAGCGATTCCCGATGGCTTCGCCGTGCCCGGAGCGTTATCGACGCACGTCGCCGGCAGCTTGGCGACCGTCACGGTTGCCGATTACCAACCCGAGACGGCCAACGAGCTCGCCAGCCGCTGGGACGCCGACGTCGCGGTGGACGACCTGAACCTCGAAGAGATCTTCTTGGAGATGCACGATGGCCTTAGCCACTAGTGTTTGCACGCCACTCCTTGCCCGACTGCGGAGCGCCGCGAGTGTTTACACCACACTCCCTTGGGTGTTAGTGGGGCTCGGCCTCTGGCTTGCGGTCCTGGCGGTAGCGAGCGCAGGCGCCACCGCCGGGCGGGGCCACACGTACTACTACAGCATGATCCTCAACTTCGCCTGGGGGGCGGCGTTCACCGTCCCTTTGGCGGTCGCCGTTCTCGCGAAGCGACAGTTCGCCACCCCCGCCGCGCGGCTCGTCCCCGGGTACCGAGCGCCCCACTTGGGCGTGCCTGTGGCTGTGGTGGCGGTCTCGCTGGCGGCCGCGCCGCCCGTCGCGGCGTGGCTATTGAGCGTCGATCCGATTGGGCTCACCGCCTTTTGCGCTACGGTCGGCGCGCTGGCGCTGGTCGGGCAGCACGCAGGGACCCTCGCCTCGGTCGCGGTGTTGATGTCCCTGTTTGGCGCCGCCTGGCTCCCGGCCGTGGGCCGGTGGTGGCTGGCGCCGAGCGGCGCGGAGGGCGCGGGGGACTTGGCCCGGGTCGGGGTGCTGCTGGTCTCCTGGTCGCTCGTCGGTGTGTGGCTCCAGCGGCTGGCGACACTCAACGCGGAACGCCGCGACTACCAGGGCGCCCCTCTCGCCGCCGCTTACCCGTGCGATACGCATTCTGGGCGGGTTGAGCAGGGCAATTTCGCCCCCGGTCACGGGAGGGTGCACGCCCCGTACGACAAGGCGACCGACCGCCTGCTCGCCGACTCGCCCCGTCCGGCGCAATTGCTGCGATGCGGCTACAGCCCGCTTGAATCGCATGTCCGCGCCGGTTGGGTCTTCGTTTATCAAGGCGCGCTGTTCACCGCGGCGCTCGTGATGTACGGGCCGGCACTGGACCGGCTGAACGACGGCATGATCGTTTATCTCCTGCTGATGTTCGCATGCTTTGTGCCGGCGTCAGCGGCCGGGAAACTTGCCCAGCGGCGGCCTCAGATGGAGCGTGAGCTGCTGCTGCCGATGACGCGTCGCGATTACATGCGTGGTGTGCTAACGCCGCTAGTGTGGGACGCCGCGTGGCTGTGGCTCGCCCACGCGGCGCTCTTGGTTTACGTGATTGGGGTGTTCCGGCCCGACTTGGCGTCGCCCGCGATGACGGCGGTGATCGCGCCATTCGCTCTTTTCTCGCTGGCGTGCAATGTGTTCGTCGGCGGGTGGGAGATCTACCTCGCGTCGTATCGCATCGGTCTGCTGCGGGGCGCTCTCACGTTAGTGGCGTCGTTCCTCACGATCGCCGCCGTCACGCCGTGGTGGCTCAACCGCGAATCGGTGGGGGGCCTGTACTTCATCGTGGCGGCGGGCGTCTTTGCCCTGGCCGGCGTCGTGCTGACGCGTCTGGCGTGGCGGCGGTGGCTGAACGCCGGACTCGGCTAAGAAGTTTGCGGCCGATACGCGAGGGTCTAGATCGCACTACCGCTAGCCGTAGCGTTGTTTTCGCCTTATCGACGTCGAATCACACCGCCACACACGCTACGCATCCGTGCGATCCGCACTATCACGGACGCCGTCCGCAGCGTCGGCCGGCATTGGCTGACATGCCGTTTCGCATCCGCGATGATCGGCGATCGTCCGTGAATATTTCTTCTCCGGCGTCACTCGGGTTCACGCCGGGGGTGACTACCAAAGTCGGAGCCGGCGCCGTACACGCACGACGTGTCCGCCGGCCTGCGCAAGAAGCGAACCATACAAAAAGCGTCGAGGCTGCGATTGGCAGCCTCGACGCTTCTTATTCGATTTGGTTCGCACGCCCGGTCGGTCGCTACTTGGTCCGGAAGCGCGACACGCCGCCCACCAGCAAGGCGCCCATCACCCAGATCATGCCGCTGACGGCTTCGGGGACCTGGGCCGTGGCGGACTCGGCGATACGGAACCCGGCGGTCGCTGTGTTCGGCGCCGCGCTGTCGTACACGCCTAGGCGGTAGGAGCCGGCGGAGAAGCCGGTGAGCAGCGGGGTCAGCGGGTTGGCCTCGGCGACCGGGTTAGAGCCGTTGGTCGCCCCCGGCAGGCCAAACAGATTCGTGTTGCCCTGCACCGGCGGAACCGAGCTGTTGGCGAAGTTTGTCTCATTGGTGTAACGCAGCACCGCGCTGCCGCCAGGACTGTCCAGGAGGTCGAACGTGTACCCGGTCACGTCGTTCGCTGCGCCGTTGCTAACGAACGAGTCCAGGAAGAGGTCGAACGACGTCAGGCTTGTGAATTCGAGAAACGCCGTGAAGGGCGTGGCCGTCCACTCGAACGTGATCTCGCCCAACGCTTCATTGGCGACAGCGGTCCCGGCGCCTTGCGGGACGCCAAAACCATCCTGCTGGATCGAAGCCAACGCCGGTGAGGCTCCAAGAGCAACGAGCAGCAATAAAGCGGTGCAGAAACGTGCGATCATGGTGCATTCATAGGTAGTGAATCAATGGGACGACCGCGGCGGCTCCGCCGCGACCACACAAACATCCTATCCCCCCGCACCGGGACCCACAACCTAAATCGCGCCGTCTGACACCCGCTCGAACCAAACGCCGCCTTGCCGGCAATGGCGCTGCGGCTAGCCCCATAGCCAATGCGGACAAAACCGGAGCGCCGGCCTACTAGAGCGGTTGTTTGCTCCCTGCTGGCGACGCTCGGCTAGCGGCTCACTCCCCCAAGCGATCGCTGGGGTCGCTCTGCCGCACCGTCGGAGGAACCGGGGCCAAACCTGCGTGGGCTCCCTGGTCATTTCGCCCGCGAATAAAACCAACCAACCAGCCCAGCGGCAGAACCCCGCACAACGCCGCCACGGGGGCCAACACCGGCAACGCCAGTAGCAGCATGCCGAGGCCGATGTTCGCCGTCTGGTCGCCCAGCACGTTCCAGGCGTACCAGTGCAGCGTCCAAGGGGCGAGCAGAACGAACGCGCAGAGAACCGCCCCTGCCAGCAGCGGCGGCTTGCGAGTGCGTGGGTGCAAGGCCAAGGAAACCAGCAGAGCGAAGGTCGCTACCCCGGGGGCGTAATACCATCGCAGCTGCTCGCCCCACACGCCGAAAAGCGGCGAGGTCCAAACAGCCGCCGCCACGGCGAAGACCAGAGCGGTCAGGAGCAGCCATCCGGTCGTGAATCGCATCGCACTTTTGCTCCCGCCGCCTAGGCGGCTTTCACTCGCCCAGGAACTTCTGCAGCACCTCGTCGGGCGCCGCGGAGTAGCCGCTGGGGGTCATCGAGCAACCGGCGCGTCCTTGGCTCAAGGATCGCATCGCGCTCGAGTAGCCGAACAGGTTGGCCAGCGGGGCCTCGGCCAGCAGCACCGTGTCGGCGCCGCGCTGCTCGGTGCGGTGGATGATCGCGCGGCGCTGCTGCAGGTCGCCCACCAGGTCGCCCACGTGGTTCTCGGGCGCGGTGATCTCGAGCTTCATGATCGGCTCGAGCAGCACGACGCCCGCCTCGCGCAGGCCCTTGTCGAACGCCAGCGACGCGGCGGTGCGGAAGGCGATCTCCGTGGAGTCGGTCTCGTGGACCTCGCCGCCGGTGACCGTCACCTTCATCCGCATCAGCGGGAAGCCAACCGAGCCGCCGCCGCCGGCCGCGTTCTCCAGCTCCTCAACCACCACGTTGAGGAACTCGTCTGGCAGGCCGTGGCCCGGGGCGACCGACACAACGACCGGCGGCGCCACCGCGGCCAACGGGCCGGTGGGCGTGAACGGCTCGACGCGCACCCGCACCGCCGCGGTGTGCTGCACGCCGTTCATCAGCCGGTGGCACTCGCCGGTGACCTCGGCCTTGCCGCCGATGGTCTCTCGGTAGCTGACGCGCGGCTTGTGGACCTTCACCTTCAGGCCGAAGTCCCTGGCCAGGCGGTGCTGGATCACCTCCAGGTGCAGCTCGCCCATGCCGCTGATGAGCGTTTGGCCCGTCTCCTCGTTCTCCTCGGCGCGGAAGGTGGGATCTTGCTTGCGGAGCATCGCGAGCACCTCGCCCATCTTCTTCTTCTCGGTCGAGTTCTCCGCCTCGATCGCCATCGAGATGACCGTGTCGGGGAACTCGATCGACTCCAGGACGATCGGCGCCGCGGCGTCGCAGAGCGTGTCGCCGGTGACCGAGTCGCGCAGGCCGAGCAACGCGACGATCTCGCCCGCCTCGGCGGCTTCGAGTTGCTCGTCCTTCTTCGTCGCGTGGATCCGCCAGATCTGCGAGACGTTCTCCTTGAGGTCGCGGCCGGCGTTCATCACGCGGCTGTTCGGCTTGAGCACGCCCGAGTAGATGCGCACCCAGTAGAGGTCGCCCGTCTTGAACGGCAGGATCTTGAAGACCAAGCCGCAGAACGGCTCGGCGGGGTCGGGCTTGCGGGCGATGCGATTGCCCTTGGCGCCCTGCTCGCCGTCGTCGGCGTGGGCCTTCGCCGCGCGGCGCTGCTTCTTGGTCGCCGCCTTGCCGGCTGGCGCCTCGCCCACCACGGGGGGCATCTCGAGCGGGTGCGGCAGGTAGTCGGCCACCGCGTCCAAGAGCGGCTGCACCCCCATGCCGTGCAGCGCCGAGCCGACCAGCACCGGCTGCACCTGCTCGTGCACCGTGGCCGCGCGGATCACCTTCTTGAGCAGCGTCTCGGGGATCGGCTCGCCGCTCAGGGCGAGCTCCATCAGCTCGTCGCTGAAGTCGCAGAGCTGCTCGACCATCCGCTCGCGCCACAGCTGCGCCTCGACCGCCAGCTCCTCCGGCACGTCCTCTTCCTTGACCTCGCGTCCCTCCTTGCCGCCGGGGAACGTGAGCAGCCGCA
This genomic window contains:
- a CDS encoding GntR family transcriptional regulator, with amino-acid sequence MDRQPSPFDLRASSGAPIYQQIVDQAYALVAGGRLKAGELLPSVREVARAADVNPMTVSKAYSQLESEGLVERERGRGMRVREPGDNAATLTQRKRQFQELLAPALHRAAQLGLSEAQVRQVIESQLKERHQ
- a CDS encoding ABC transporter ATP-binding protein, encoding MNAIATEPPLQAVRLGKSFGEKVVLHDASLLLEPGQVLGLLGKNGSGKSTLIKCLLGLLRTTAGEARVFGEDAWDLSAGAKARLGYVPQQVTAYPWMRVRQMIAYTAAFYTGWNHALADDLCRRWDLPLEDRTGVLSVGQLQTLGLVLALGHEPDLLVLDEPVASLDPSARREFLRTLIDIAVESDESGPQRSVLFSTHITSDLERIANRVAVLQNGRVAFDSELDTLKESVKRLRLTSHNGAIPDGFAVPGALSTHVAGSLATVTVADYQPETANELASRWDADVAVDDLNLEEIFLEMHDGLSH
- the fusA gene encoding elongation factor G; its protein translation is MPDFTKLRNLGVIAHIDAGKTTVTERMLYLSGARHRAGEVDLGTTTTDDDAEEQERGITIYSACVQMPWKDVRINLIDTPGHVDFTAEVERSLRVLDGAVVVFSAREGVEAQSETVWRQANRYHVPRLAFINKLDREGADWEAVLEEIENRLGATPIALQIPAGQGPPHQDDPFRGVVDLIRMRLLTFPGGKEGREVKEEDVPEELAVEAQLWRERMVEQLCDFSDELMELALSGEPIPETLLKKVIRAATVHEQVQPVLVGSALHGMGVQPLLDAVADYLPHPLEMPPVVGEAPAGKAATKKQRRAAKAHADDGEQGAKGNRIARKPDPAEPFCGLVFKILPFKTGDLYWVRIYSGVLKPNSRVMNAGRDLKENVSQIWRIHATKKDEQLEAAEAGEIVALLGLRDSVTGDTLCDAAAPIVLESIEFPDTVISMAIEAENSTEKKKMGEVLAMLRKQDPTFRAEENEETGQTLISGMGELHLEVIQHRLARDFGLKVKVHKPRVSYRETIGGKAEVTGECHRLMNGVQHTAAVRVRVEPFTPTGPLAAVAPPVVVSVAPGHGLPDEFLNVVVEELENAAGGGGSVGFPLMRMKVTVTGGEVHETDSTEIAFRTAASLAFDKGLREAGVVLLEPIMKLEITAPENHVGDLVGDLQQRRAIIHRTEQRGADTVLLAEAPLANLFGYSSAMRSLSQGRAGCSMTPSGYSAAPDEVLQKFLGE